Sequence from the Selenomonadales bacterium genome:
AGCAGGCGCACAAGATGTCAGTGCCGTCATCGAAGTCAAGATCACCCCACAGCGCGAAGTCGGTTTCGATGCCATCGCAGAGCGCATCATTCGTTTCCCCGAAGTAGAGAGCGCATATCTCATGAGCGGCGGCTATGACCTCCTCGTCATGGTCAAAGGCGATTCGCTCCAGTCATGTGCGAACTTCGTTTCGACGAAGCTGTCCACGATCGACGGCGTACTCAGCACGGCAACGCACTTCATGCTCAAGCCGTACAAAGAAGACGGCATCATCGTCAACGATGTTGAAAAAGACCGTCGTCTGGTGGTGTCGCCATGAGATGGAATGAACGAATCTCACCGAATGTGCTTGCTATCCCTCCGTCGGGTATCCGCCGATTCTTCGACATTGCCGCAGAGATGGACGATGTCGTATCGCTCGGCGTAGGCGAACCTGACTTCATCACGCCGTGGCATATCCGCGAAAGCTGTGTCTACGGCCTTGAACGCGGCTTCACGGCGTATACGTCGAACGCAGGCCTCTTGGAACTCCGAGAAGAAATAGCGCGCCACTTCTCGACGCGCTACAATGTAGACTACGACCCGAAAAAAGAAGTCCTCATCACCGTCGGTGTCAGCGAAGCACTCGACCTCGCTATCCGCGCGCTGCTCTCCCCCGGAGATGATGCACTCATTCCCGAGCCTTGCTACGTATCGTACAAATCGTGCGTATCGCTCGTCGGCGCAAACCCCATTCCCGTACCGACGTCGATGGAAAACAACTTCCAGCTGACAGTCGATGCACTCGAACGCGCCATCACGCCGAAAACGAAACTCCTCCTCATCGGCTACCCGAACAATCCGACGGGTGCTATCATGCCGCGCGAGGAGCTCATGAAAATTGCCGATTTCGCCAAAGCACACGACCTCATCGTGCTGTCTGACGAGATCTACGCCGACCTCACGTACGATGCCGAGCACACGTGCTTCTCCTCGCTCCCCGGCATGAAAGAACGCACCATCGTCTTCAACGGCTTCTCCAAAGCATACGCCATGACAGGCTGGCGCATCGGTTACGCACTCGGCGCACCCGAGATCATCGCCGCCATGACGAAGATCCACCAATACACGATGCTCTGCGCACCGATCACCGCGCAGATCGCCGCTGTCGAAGCACTCAAAAACGGTGAAAAACAGATGCGTAAGATGGTCAAAGAATACGACTGCCGTCGTCGTCTGATGGTAGACGGATTCCGCGCAATGGGGCTCGACTGCTTCGAGCCGAAAGGCGCATTCTACATCTTCCCGTCTATCAAGAGAACAGGCCTCTCCTCGATGGACTTTGCCGAACAGCTTCTGCGCGCAGAAAAAGTCGCCATCGTCCCAGGTGATGCCTTCGGTGACAGCGGTCAGGGTCACATACGCTGTTCGTATGCGTACTCTATCGCCAACCTCAACGAAGCCCTCACACGCATCGAACATTTCGTCCGTCCGATGCTCAAATAACTCTGCCATACGCACAAAGACCTCGCTTTTTACCACGGCGAGGTCTTTCTTTCGGCGCGCGACCGATGCGCCATTATAACGCAGAAAAATTTCTTATGGAGAATTATTATTTTTTACTTGCAATTAG
This genomic interval carries:
- a CDS encoding Lrp/AsnC family transcriptional regulator, with product ASELAILLNLPEDEIKAEIKRLEKEKVILNYHTIVNWNKAGAQDVSAVIEVKITPQREVGFDAIAERIIRFPEVESAYLMSGGYDLLVMVKGDSLQSCANFVSTKLSTIDGVLSTATHFMLKPYKEDGIIVNDVEKDRRLVVSP
- a CDS encoding aminotransferase class I/II-fold pyridoxal phosphate-dependent enzyme translates to MRWNERISPNVLAIPPSGIRRFFDIAAEMDDVVSLGVGEPDFITPWHIRESCVYGLERGFTAYTSNAGLLELREEIARHFSTRYNVDYDPKKEVLITVGVSEALDLAIRALLSPGDDALIPEPCYVSYKSCVSLVGANPIPVPTSMENNFQLTVDALERAITPKTKLLLIGYPNNPTGAIMPREELMKIADFAKAHDLIVLSDEIYADLTYDAEHTCFSSLPGMKERTIVFNGFSKAYAMTGWRIGYALGAPEIIAAMTKIHQYTMLCAPITAQIAAVEALKNGEKQMRKMVKEYDCRRRLMVDGFRAMGLDCFEPKGAFYIFPSIKRTGLSSMDFAEQLLRAEKVAIVPGDAFGDSGQGHIRCSYAYSIANLNEALTRIEHFVRPMLK